The sequence CAGCAGCAGCAGCTGCAGGCTGCGATCCGCGGCGAGCGGGTGCTGCCTATCACAGATGGCATCAAGGAAGGCAACAAGGTGAGCAAGGCTCAGATAAATCTGCTCAACAGCCGCCTGGACAACTCCGTTGACCAGATCAAGGCCTCTAAGGAAATAGTGGCTGAGAAACGCGCCGAGGTGACGGGCCTTAACAATCAGATTGCGCTCTACTTGAAGCAGCGGGCGATGTGGGCGAGCCTGGTGGATTCTGGTGCCGCTTCGCGCCTCAACCTGCTCGACATCGATACCAAGCTTGCCGAGATGCGTGGTGCTCGTAATGAGTCGCTGAAGGCGCTGAGCCAGGCGGAAGCGAATTTCAGCGGTGTTAAGTCGGGCCTGGTGTTTGAGCAGAACTCCCAGATTGCCCAACTGGTGAATGAGGAGGCAGTGGTGGCCGAGAATATAAAGAAAGTGCGCAACCAGCTGGAGCGCACCAAGATCGTTTCACCAGTGGATGGTGTGGTGAGCGACCTACGCTTTAAGGCCCCTGGTGCGGTTGTCGGTCCTGGTGCAGTTGTGCTTTCTGTGGTGCCAAACACGACGCAGAGGTATGTAGAGGTCCGAGTGCCCTCGGCTGATATCGGCTTTGTGAAGCCCGGCCAGAAGGTGGACGTGAAACTCCAGCCCTTTGATTCCACCATCTATGGCTCGGTGCCGGGCAAGGTGATCAGCATCGGCGGTAATTCGGTGCAAGACCCCGACGACCGCAAGTATTACTACAAGGCCCGCATCCAACTGGATCGTCAGTTTGTAGATGTGGCCAATCGCAAGTACCCAATCGCCGTCGGCATGCCCCTAGTGGCCGACATCAAGGGCCCCCAGCGCAGCGTGCTGCGCTACATCTTCCAGCCTTTCACCCGCACCCTGGATTCGGCCTTGCGCGAGTCGCGCTGAGGCCATTAAGGGTTGGGCTGGTGTGAATACACCGGGCCCAGGCGATTCGCCTGGGCTTCGCTGATGCGCCGTTCACCCTTGCTGCGCAGGGTTTGAGGGTCCCAATAGCGCTCTACTGTTTTGCCCCAGTGCACCAGGCTTGGCTCGCCATCGGCTTGTTTGTAGAGGTGATAAACGGGCAGCACGGCGGGGTGATAAATCGACCAGCCCCTGGCCATTAAGCGTTGGGCGTATACCAACTCTTCGCCATTGAAATAAAGGTGGGGGTCATAGGGCACCTCGTCGTAGATGCTGCTGGCGGCAAATAAACAACCAGCGGCGAGCCTTTGGCCGGGGATGGGTTTGCCTGTGGGATTGGCAACCAGCGAAGCCCGGTTGCGCATCGGGTAATCAGGATGCTGTTCAAGCTTGATCACCTTGCCTGCTGGCATGGGGGTGTTGCCAGCTTCTGGAGTCCAAGGCATGGGCGAGGCCGTTAAAAGAGCACGAGGATCGCCAAGTGCTTGCAACTGATCAATCATGATTTGATCCCACTCGGGATCAAAGCGCATGTGGGAATCAATCTGCAGCACATGCGCTTCCCCATCCATCATCCCGGGGATGATCGAGCGGGCGAAGCACACCCCCCGGGCATCGCGCGCCTGCATCCAGAGGTAGCGAATTTGCTCCTTCCAGGCGGGTAGTGCGTCATAGCGATCCTCCACGCATTGGTCGACCACCCCGAAGCGCAACTGCTCGGGATTGGCCGCCTTGGCGTAGGCGTCATGGAGAGTGGGCAGCAGCTCCGGGTCGTTGTAGGAGGCCACGGAGACAAACAGTGTCGGTGCCGTTGATGCGGCCATGGCGCCAGCGATGGGCTTGTTGGCTCAGGCTAGGGAGCTTGCGCGCGGCGGCTGGAGGGCTGATTTCTCACCCACCTCTCAGAAACCCCAGTTCCCTTGCCCTGTAGGCATTCTGAGGTTTTGCGTGGCCCTAGAGCTGCTCCAGGATGGCCTACTGGGTGACAACAGCGTGTTTTCCCATTGGTGAAGCCGGATGAGCTGCATATGGTAAATCCAGAGATTGCTGCAAGATCCATGGCGGACGACTTAAACACGATGCTCACCGACTCGGCCCAGCAGTCCGAGGACGAGAATCGCCTGACGGGCAACGTTCAGGATGCGTCGGTCGTAGACCCCGCTGGCAGCGTCGACAACCCCGACGGCAACACCCCCACCGGTTTCGGGCAAGACAACACGATTACGGAGCAGGCCCCTGAGAGCCAGCCCCCGGCCAACAACGTCACCCAGGACATTCCGGGCCCCACCAGCCCAGAGGGCGGCCTTGGCGGCGGTGGCATTGCTGGTGCCACCACGGTGAATGAGGCCCCGCAGGAGCCCACCGTTGCGCAGACCGGTGTTGCGCAGCTGGATCCGACGCTGGCTGAAGCACCTGTGGCTTTGGCTGGGGAAGCACCGACTGAGCCTCCTACTGAGGCACCAACTGAAGCGCCGACTGAGCCTCCTACCGAGGCACCAACTGAGCCTCCTACCGAGGCACCAACTGAGGCACCAACTGAGCCTCCTACCGAGGCACCAACTGAGCCTCCTACCGAGGCACCAACTGAGCCTCCTGTTGAGCCCAATCCAAGTCTCTCCGTAGATAAATCTGTCAACGGTGTATTCGCTGTTGACCCTGTCACCGGTGCGCTGACCGCTCTTCCGCAATCTAATGTCACCGCCGCTGGCCAAGTCGTTGGTTATCTGATTACGGTTGTAAATACTGGCGATCAGGATCTAACTGGTGTTGTTGTCAGTGACCCTCTGGCCAATTTTGGGCCAATCACTTTAATTGGCGGCGATCTGGATGGGGATAGCGTTCTTGATGTTGGAGAGACTTGGACTTATCAGGCTTATCATCAGTTTAGCCAGGAAGAGATTGATGCTGGAGGTAACTTTGACTCGGACTTGAATGGTTTCTTCGATCAGTTTATTAATACTGCAACGGTTGATACTGACCAGACAGTCCCCCAGTCGGATACAGCGGATGTTCCGTTGACGCAGGTCAATGATGTTGCCATTGCGAAGACAGTGCTGTCTGTAGCCGATTCAGAAGGCAACATTCTTGAGGGTGGAATCACATCGGCAGGTGATGTCGTCACCTATCAGATTGTCGTTACTAATGAAGGTAATACTAGTCTTGGGAATGTGACGGTCACAGATCAGCTCCTGGGCTCTGTGGCACTGACCGGCGCAATCGAAAGCGGCGCACAGAATGGGATTCTCGATCCGGGTGAAACCTGGA is a genomic window of Cyanobium sp. Tous-M-B4 containing:
- a CDS encoding HlyD family type I secretion periplasmic adaptor subunit, with protein sequence MTSIPANGPNSISGSDPADSSSLALPPGGGMLARLPGMDSPDAITLVGRSRLSQALELEEKPDNRYLRLSLYVLGAAALIFFPWAALTPITQVVNASGEVIPEGEVNVMQHLEGGIVSRVDVSEGEEVRKGEVMLELSPKLVGSEYEATEQQLKNLLLQQQQLQAAIRGERVLPITDGIKEGNKVSKAQINLLNSRLDNSVDQIKASKEIVAEKRAEVTGLNNQIALYLKQRAMWASLVDSGAASRLNLLDIDTKLAEMRGARNESLKALSQAEANFSGVKSGLVFEQNSQIAQLVNEEAVVAENIKKVRNQLERTKIVSPVDGVVSDLRFKAPGAVVGPGAVVLSVVPNTTQRYVEVRVPSADIGFVKPGQKVDVKLQPFDSTIYGSVPGKVISIGGNSVQDPDDRKYYYKARIQLDRQFVDVANRKYPIAVGMPLVADIKGPQRSVLRYIFQPFTRTLDSALRESR
- a CDS encoding UDP-N-acetylglucosamine-transferase — protein: MAASTAPTLFVSVASYNDPELLPTLHDAYAKAANPEQLRFGVVDQCVEDRYDALPAWKEQIRYLWMQARDARGVCFARSIIPGMMDGEAHVLQIDSHMRFDPEWDQIMIDQLQALGDPRALLTASPMPWTPEAGNTPMPAGKVIKLEQHPDYPMRNRASLVANPTGKPIPGQRLAAGCLFAASSIYDEVPYDPHLYFNGEELVYAQRLMARGWSIYHPAVLPVYHLYKQADGEPSLVHWGKTVERYWDPQTLRSKGERRISEAQANRLGPVYSHQPNP